One region of Syntrophobacter fumaroxidans MPOB genomic DNA includes:
- a CDS encoding carbohydrate kinase family protein, producing the protein MDVLCVGHASYDLIMLVDHHPGEDEKCLAAGMWACGGGPAANAAVTVARLGGSGALAAYLGADAYGCLHFSELEAEGVLTDFIVRGVHPTPLSVILVKPDGTRTVVNHRAATPSLSAFTLDLSLCRPGVILFDGHEPIISSSLARSARAAGIPTVLDAGSLHDGTRELAPLVDYLVASEKFARRFTGRDDPQLALDVLGRLAPCAVITLGGNGLVWKKGEASGALPAFSVPVRDTTGAGDVFHGTFALGIAQSLEFPALLRYASAAAALTCGKVGARTGIPWRGEVHDFLSSVGPVFE; encoded by the coding sequence ATGGATGTTCTTTGTGTCGGACATGCGTCATACGATCTGATCATGCTGGTGGATCATCATCCCGGAGAGGATGAGAAGTGCCTCGCCGCCGGCATGTGGGCCTGCGGCGGCGGGCCTGCCGCAAACGCGGCCGTGACCGTGGCCAGGCTTGGAGGCTCCGGCGCCCTCGCGGCTTATCTCGGGGCCGACGCATACGGATGCCTGCATTTCAGCGAACTGGAAGCGGAAGGGGTTCTCACGGACTTCATTGTTCGCGGGGTTCATCCGACACCGCTTTCCGTCATTCTCGTCAAGCCCGACGGCACCCGCACGGTTGTGAACCACAGAGCCGCCACCCCTTCCCTCTCAGCCTTCACCCTCGATCTTTCGCTCTGCCGCCCGGGCGTCATTCTCTTCGACGGTCATGAACCGATTATCTCTTCTTCCCTGGCGCGGTCCGCGCGGGCCGCCGGAATTCCCACGGTCCTCGACGCCGGCTCGCTTCACGATGGAACCCGGGAATTGGCCCCCCTGGTCGATTACCTGGTGGCTTCCGAGAAATTCGCCCGCCGGTTCACCGGCCGGGATGATCCGCAACTCGCTCTCGACGTACTTGGCCGGCTTGCACCCTGCGCGGTGATCACTCTGGGCGGGAACGGACTTGTCTGGAAGAAGGGGGAAGCATCGGGCGCGCTGCCCGCCTTCTCAGTACCCGTGCGCGACACCACCGGGGCGGGGGACGTCTTCCACGGCACCTTCGCCCTGGGCATCGCGCAGTCCCTGGAATTTCCCGCGCTACTGCGCTATGCGAGCGCGGCGGCGGCCCTGACATGCGGGAAGGTCGGCGCGAGGACGGGGATCCCCTGGCGGGGTGAAGTCCATGATTTTCTTTCGTCCGTGGGACCTGTTTTCGAATAA
- the wrbA gene encoding NAD(P)H:quinone oxidoreductase: MKVLIVFYSMYGHIYRMAEAVAEGVRSVDGAEAVLRRVPETLSAEILASMGATEAQKQFAHIPVCTVDELGAADAVIFGTPTRFGNMAGQMRQFLDATGRLWVSGALVGKAGSVFTSSNTQHGGQESTILSFHINLLHQGMVIVGLPYSFQGQSTMDEITGGSPYGASTIAGPTGARTPSDNELAGARYQGRHVAEIARKLTRN, encoded by the coding sequence ATGAAGGTGTTGATCGTGTTCTATTCGATGTACGGCCATATCTATCGAATGGCGGAAGCCGTCGCGGAGGGGGTTCGCTCGGTTGATGGGGCGGAGGCGGTGTTGCGCCGCGTCCCGGAGACACTGTCGGCGGAAATCCTGGCGAGTATGGGGGCAACCGAGGCGCAGAAACAATTTGCGCACATTCCCGTGTGCACGGTCGACGAGCTCGGCGCCGCGGATGCGGTCATTTTCGGGACGCCGACCCGTTTCGGAAACATGGCCGGGCAGATGCGCCAGTTCCTGGACGCCACCGGCCGGCTTTGGGTGAGCGGGGCGTTGGTCGGGAAGGCGGGAAGCGTCTTCACAAGCTCCAACACTCAGCACGGAGGCCAGGAATCGACGATCCTGTCTTTTCACATCAATCTGCTCCACCAGGGCATGGTCATCGTCGGATTGCCGTATTCATTCCAGGGGCAGTCGACGATGGACGAGATCACGGGCGGATCACCCTATGGCGCGTCGACGATCGCCGGTCCGACGGGAGCCCGGACCCCCAGCGACAACGAACTGGCGGGGGCAAGGTATCAAGGCAGGCATGTCGCGGAAATAGCTCGCAAGCTGACGCGAAACTAG
- a CDS encoding MauE/DoxX family redox-associated membrane protein translates to MKRPLLLCLRLATGTIFIAASIDKIIHPGAFAQIVYNYQVLPNGMINPIAIVLPWIELVMGVLLLAGIWLPGVALLSVLLFLTFFGTLVFNLARGLNVHCGCFTTSPADNPQTTWYVIRDSLFLILGISLCYQVFRRRNG, encoded by the coding sequence TTGAAAAGACCTTTGCTGCTATGCCTGCGCTTGGCGACAGGGACGATTTTCATCGCCGCCAGCATCGACAAGATCATCCATCCGGGGGCCTTTGCCCAGATCGTGTACAATTACCAAGTGCTCCCGAACGGCATGATCAATCCGATCGCGATCGTTCTTCCCTGGATCGAGCTGGTGATGGGGGTCCTGCTGCTGGCGGGGATATGGCTGCCCGGAGTTGCGCTTCTGTCCGTTCTCCTGTTTCTGACCTTCTTTGGAACCCTGGTTTTCAATCTGGCCAGGGGTTTGAACGTCCACTGCGGATGTTTTACCACCAGCCCGGCGGACAACCCGCAAACGACCTGGTACGTCATCCGGGACAGCCTCTTTTTGATCCTGGGCATTTCGCTTTGCTACCAGGTCTTTCGACGCCGCAACGGCTGA
- a CDS encoding thioredoxin family protein encodes MAEKDITRITVGRQSISLVGLRSLLEEMAESHAGRDEKEIIEYMMNHLGRQNYIPASAREEYGRAFIREFRKFTGQPYTEAPREGLDIKVLGAGCNQCDKLTQLVMEVLSENRLPGSVEHVTDYKEIAGYGLMGVPALVIDGKAYSVGTVPPKSQIEKFIARAVAEAAARTE; translated from the coding sequence ATGGCTGAAAAGGACATCACCCGGATCACCGTGGGCAGACAGTCCATCAGTCTCGTTGGACTGCGAAGCCTCCTGGAGGAAATGGCCGAGAGCCACGCGGGCAGGGACGAGAAAGAAATCATCGAATACATGATGAATCATCTCGGCCGGCAGAACTACATCCCCGCCTCCGCCAGGGAGGAATACGGTCGGGCTTTCATCCGGGAATTTCGCAAATTCACGGGGCAGCCTTACACGGAAGCGCCGCGCGAAGGGCTGGATATCAAAGTCCTGGGAGCGGGCTGCAACCAATGCGACAAGCTGACGCAGCTGGTCATGGAAGTTTTGAGCGAAAACCGGCTGCCGGGCAGTGTGGAACATGTGACCGACTATAAGGAAATCGCGGGTTACGGGCTGATGGGCGTCCCGGCACTCGTGATCGACGGCAAGGCCTATTCGGTCGGCACCGTGCCGCCCAAGAGCCAGATCGAGAAGTTCATCGCCCGGGCCGTCGCCGAGGCCGCGGCGCGAACGGAATGA
- a CDS encoding ArsR/SmtB family transcription factor, with protein sequence MRAFIRVMKALSDPGRVKILKMLEHKSMCVCEIQSALKLAQPTVSKHLKTLEDAGLVTCRKQGLWVNYHLNETRENPYAAALLENLGDWLGDDPEVRGLLERLPHIRREDICRKS encoded by the coding sequence ATGAGAGCGTTCATCCGGGTCATGAAAGCCTTGTCGGATCCCGGCCGGGTGAAAATCCTGAAAATGCTCGAACACAAGAGCATGTGTGTTTGCGAGATTCAGTCCGCTCTGAAACTGGCGCAGCCGACCGTCTCCAAGCATCTCAAAACGCTCGAGGACGCCGGCCTCGTGACCTGTCGAAAGCAGGGACTCTGGGTAAACTATCACCTGAACGAAACTCGTGAAAACCCATACGCCGCCGCCCTGCTCGAAAATCTCGGGGATTGGCTGGGCGACGATCCCGAGGTGCGCGGGCTCCTGGAACGGTTGCCCCATATCAGGCGGGAAGACATCTGCCGGAAATCCTGA
- a CDS encoding nitroreductase family protein, with product MALIRVDRDKCDKDGACVEVCPLGILALDEEKGPVTRPGSAMLCIGCGHCVAVCPHGALDNVKNPLQSQVPYERAELPDARAAFTFLRARRSVRRYLDRPVPRETTRQLLEIARFAPSGHNSQGLSYLAVEGREAIGEMTVLVTEWMRRLIREKHPIARSFHMEAIVKFCESGDDRILRNAPLVIVAMAPKTVEQIAQISTCLALEYVELYAPALGLGTCWAGYAQACAREYAPLLKYLKLPADRAVTGMLMAGFPKYHYHRLPERNPLDLVWFDEMGSAPSGP from the coding sequence ATGGCATTGATTCGCGTCGACAGGGATAAGTGTGACAAGGACGGGGCCTGCGTGGAAGTGTGCCCTCTCGGCATTCTCGCCCTGGATGAGGAAAAGGGGCCGGTGACTCGGCCGGGTTCCGCCATGCTGTGTATCGGGTGCGGCCACTGCGTGGCGGTTTGCCCTCACGGAGCGCTCGACAACGTGAAAAATCCGCTGCAAAGCCAGGTGCCTTACGAGCGGGCCGAGCTGCCCGACGCCCGCGCGGCATTCACGTTTCTGAGAGCGCGCCGTTCGGTGCGGCGCTATCTCGATCGGCCCGTGCCGCGCGAAACGACGCGGCAACTCCTTGAAATCGCCCGATTCGCTCCTTCGGGCCACAACAGCCAGGGCCTCTCGTACCTTGCAGTCGAAGGGCGCGAGGCGATCGGTGAAATGACCGTGCTGGTGACCGAGTGGATGCGCCGGCTGATCCGTGAGAAACACCCGATTGCCCGGAGTTTTCACATGGAGGCGATCGTCAAGTTCTGCGAAAGCGGGGACGATCGCATTCTGAGGAATGCGCCCCTTGTGATCGTCGCCATGGCGCCGAAAACGGTGGAGCAGATAGCGCAGATTTCGACCTGCCTGGCCCTCGAATATGTCGAGCTCTACGCTCCGGCCCTGGGCCTGGGGACATGCTGGGCCGGCTATGCCCAGGCCTGCGCGCGCGAATATGCACCGCTCCTGAAGTACCTGAAACTCCCGGCGGACCGGGCCGTCACCGGCATGTTGATGGCGGGGTTCCCGAAATACCATTACCATCGGCTGCCGGAACGCAACCCGCTGGATCTCGTGTGGTTCGACGAGATGGGATCGGCGCCATCCGGGCCATGA
- a CDS encoding LamB/YcsF family protein, whose protein sequence is MRTDINCDMGESFGSYRIGEDEKVMPCITSANVACGWHAGDPMIMARTLELAARHGVAVGAHPGYPDLLGYGRRNLETFPGEVRNYILYQIGALAAFAGAAGVKLQHVKPHGAMYNLAARDERTAKEVIEAVKAYDPGLILVTLAGSLCAQMAADAGLRVAAEVFPDRAYLTTGQLAPRSMPGAVIHDPEQVKERVLKLVRTGMMTSIDGRDLALRADTLCVHGDNPGACLLAASIREALETSGVRVVAMGAQ, encoded by the coding sequence ATGCGGACCGACATCAATTGTGACATGGGCGAGAGTTTCGGTTCCTACAGGATCGGGGAAGACGAGAAGGTCATGCCCTGCATCACTTCGGCCAACGTCGCATGCGGCTGGCACGCAGGCGACCCGATGATCATGGCCCGGACCCTGGAGCTTGCCGCAAGGCACGGCGTCGCCGTGGGCGCTCACCCCGGCTACCCGGACCTCCTCGGATACGGTCGGCGCAACCTGGAGACCTTTCCCGGCGAGGTCAGGAACTACATTTTGTACCAGATCGGAGCACTGGCTGCGTTCGCCGGGGCCGCCGGGGTGAAGCTCCAGCACGTCAAACCCCACGGGGCGATGTACAACCTGGCGGCCAGGGACGAGCGGACGGCAAAGGAAGTGATCGAAGCGGTGAAGGCCTATGATCCCGGCCTGATCCTGGTGACCCTGGCCGGATCCCTGTGTGCGCAAATGGCGGCGGATGCGGGGTTGCGGGTTGCCGCGGAGGTCTTTCCGGACCGGGCCTACCTGACCACCGGTCAACTGGCCCCGCGTTCCATGCCGGGTGCCGTGATCCACGATCCGGAACAGGTGAAGGAGCGCGTCCTGAAACTCGTCCGGACCGGGATGATGACCAGCATCGACGGTCGCGACCTGGCGCTCCGGGCGGACACTTTGTGTGTCCACGGCGACAATCCCGGAGCCTGTCTTCTGGCCGCGAGCATTCGCGAGGCGCTGGAAACCTCGGGGGTCCGGGTGGTCGCCATGGGAGCGCAGTAG
- a CDS encoding putative hydro-lyase, whose amino-acid sequence MTGMESPRDIRARIARSQWTKPTTGLAPAYAQANVVILDRRYAFDFLLFCVRNSKPCPILEVLEPGVTEPHATAPGADIRTDVPLYRVWRKGRLEQEATDITGCFDAGMVSFLLGCSFTFEASLTGAGVPVRNIEEGKNVSMYVTNRKCASAGPFSAPLVVTMRPIPNDLVMRAVRITSRYSLAHGAPIQVGDPGALGIRDLDRPDFGDPVTVKDGETPVFWACGVTSSLAVLSAEPELCITHAPGHMFITDVLNETLAAL is encoded by the coding sequence ATGACCGGTATGGAATCGCCACGTGACATCAGGGCAAGAATAGCCCGCAGCCAATGGACCAAGCCGACCACCGGCCTGGCCCCCGCTTACGCCCAGGCCAATGTCGTTATCCTCGACCGGCGATACGCTTTCGACTTTCTCCTGTTCTGCGTCCGGAATTCCAAGCCCTGCCCGATCCTGGAAGTCCTGGAACCCGGGGTGACCGAGCCGCATGCAACCGCTCCAGGAGCCGACATACGCACGGACGTACCGCTCTATCGCGTTTGGAGGAAAGGCAGACTGGAACAGGAGGCGACCGACATCACGGGCTGTTTCGACGCAGGCATGGTCTCGTTTCTGCTCGGATGCAGCTTCACCTTCGAAGCGTCCCTGACGGGCGCGGGGGTGCCGGTGAGAAACATCGAGGAAGGCAAGAACGTCTCCATGTACGTCACCAACCGCAAGTGCGCTTCGGCGGGACCTTTTTCCGCCCCGCTCGTCGTGACCATGCGCCCCATTCCCAACGACCTCGTCATGCGCGCCGTCCGGATCACCTCCCGTTACTCCCTGGCTCACGGCGCCCCGATCCAGGTGGGAGATCCCGGCGCCCTGGGAATTCGCGATCTCGACCGGCCCGATTTCGGCGACCCCGTCACCGTCAAGGACGGAGAAACCCCCGTGTTCTGGGCCTGCGGCGTGACTTCGTCCCTGGCGGTCCTGTCCGCCGAGCCTGAGCTGTGCATCACGCATGCCCCCGGGCATATGTTCATCACGGACGTGCTCAACGAGACACTGGCAGCGCTCTGA
- a CDS encoding biotin-dependent carboxyltransferase family protein, with protein MRAIGIIEAGPPATIQDLGRFGFRDRGVPVSGAMDRQALVVGNLLVGNDPGAAAIEITLGGFMAEFLCDAHFAVTGADHAPTLNGVPVSSWTCHAAGRGDSLHLDYARSGLRSCLAVSGGVAVPEIMGSRSTYLRGGFGGHEGRPLRKGDILPLGNVVGKPIFAFPSGLIPPYSDRPTVRIIPGPQDDRVTEEGMQSFLCGLYEVTVRSDRMGIGLSGPPIGLARGADIISDGTCAGAIQVSGNRQPTILAADCQTTGGYVKIATVISTDLPLLAQLSVGAGIRFTAVGLIEAREVYLKNQYQLRSFYDRYGIAT; from the coding sequence TTGAGAGCTATCGGGATCATTGAGGCCGGACCCCCGGCCACGATCCAGGACCTTGGCCGGTTCGGTTTCCGGGATCGGGGCGTGCCCGTGTCCGGGGCCATGGACCGGCAGGCCCTGGTGGTGGGGAACCTCCTGGTGGGAAACGACCCCGGCGCCGCCGCCATCGAAATCACTCTTGGAGGATTCATGGCGGAATTCCTCTGCGATGCCCATTTCGCCGTCACCGGCGCGGACCATGCCCCCACTCTGAATGGAGTCCCCGTGTCCAGCTGGACGTGTCACGCCGCCGGGAGAGGGGATTCCCTTCACCTCGATTACGCCCGTTCGGGACTGCGTTCCTGCCTCGCCGTGTCGGGAGGAGTCGCAGTGCCGGAAATCATGGGCAGCCGGTCGACCTACCTCCGCGGAGGCTTCGGCGGGCATGAGGGAAGGCCTTTGCGAAAAGGTGATATCCTGCCGCTCGGCAACGTGGTCGGAAAACCGATTTTCGCTTTTCCGTCGGGCTTGATTCCGCCCTATTCGGACCGGCCGACGGTGCGGATCATCCCCGGTCCTCAGGACGATCGCGTCACCGAGGAGGGGATGCAAAGCTTCCTATGCGGCCTCTACGAAGTCACCGTCAGGTCCGACCGTATGGGAATCGGCCTGTCGGGGCCGCCCATCGGACTCGCACGCGGGGCCGACATCATTTCCGACGGGACATGCGCGGGCGCCATCCAGGTGTCCGGGAACCGGCAGCCCACGATCCTTGCCGCCGATTGCCAGACCACCGGAGGATATGTCAAGATCGCCACGGTCATCTCGACGGACTTGCCTTTGCTGGCCCAGCTTTCCGTCGGGGCCGGGATCCGTTTCACAGCCGTCGGCCTAATCGAGGCGAGGGAAGTCTATCTGAAGAACCAGTATCAGCTCAGGAGTTTCTATGACCGGTATGGAATCGCCACGTGA
- the pxpB gene encoding 5-oxoprolinase subunit PxpB, with protein MKAYREPRILLCGDTGISVEFGNDIAPSINGRVQQLFRSLGARRLPGILGLNPTYRSLFIQYDPRECSFENLLLVIDECLEWSAEVAMEAAPPIEIPVCYGGGHGPDLDEVASFHGISPEEVVKLHCASVYTVCMIGFTPGFPYLGGLDERLYTPRRKESRKVVPAGSVGIADRQTGIYPIDSPGGWRLIGKTPLKLFDLGKNDPFLIRTGQTLRFKAITRDEFESYRDH; from the coding sequence ATGAAAGCCTATCGCGAACCGCGCATCCTGCTTTGCGGCGACACCGGCATCAGCGTGGAGTTCGGGAACGACATCGCCCCGAGCATCAACGGCCGGGTGCAGCAGCTGTTCAGAAGTCTCGGAGCACGGCGGCTTCCCGGAATCCTGGGGCTGAACCCCACCTATCGTTCCCTTTTCATTCAATACGATCCCCGGGAGTGCTCTTTTGAAAACCTGCTGCTGGTCATCGACGAATGCCTGGAATGGAGCGCCGAAGTCGCCATGGAGGCCGCTCCTCCCATCGAAATCCCCGTGTGCTACGGAGGTGGGCACGGTCCGGACCTGGACGAGGTCGCATCCTTTCACGGCATATCCCCGGAGGAAGTGGTCAAATTGCACTGCGCCTCCGTCTACACCGTCTGCATGATCGGCTTCACTCCCGGCTTCCCTTACCTGGGCGGCCTGGACGAGCGGCTTTACACCCCGCGCAGGAAGGAATCGCGCAAGGTCGTGCCGGCGGGCAGCGTCGGCATCGCGGACCGTCAGACCGGGATCTACCCCATCGACAGCCCCGGCGGATGGCGCTTGATCGGGAAAACCCCGCTGAAGCTATTCGACCTGGGGAAAAATGATCCCTTCCTTATCCGGACCGGGCAGACCTTGAGATTCAAGGCCATCACGAGGGACGAATTTGAGAGCTATCGGGATCATTGA
- a CDS encoding ABC transporter ATP-binding protein encodes MPEPLLQVKAIKVRYSGLPVIHGVSLEVYPGETVCVVGSNGAGKSTILRAVMAAQRAFEGEIRFGGVAIHDKRTEAIVRLGVVYVPEEKMLFRPLSVEENLLLGAYCLEDRQRIAENLEFVFTLFPRLRERRRQAASTLSGGEQQMVAVGRGLMSNPRILMLDEPSLGLSPLLVDELFDAIVKLKKEGLTILLVEQNVRESLEMSDRGYVLQTGKVVQEGSGAELLQDDSVRKAFLGL; translated from the coding sequence ATGCCCGAACCGCTGTTGCAGGTCAAGGCGATCAAGGTCCGTTATTCGGGACTGCCCGTCATCCACGGCGTTTCCCTGGAGGTGTATCCCGGGGAAACGGTTTGCGTGGTGGGCTCGAACGGCGCCGGGAAATCGACCATTTTGAGGGCGGTGATGGCGGCGCAGAGGGCCTTCGAGGGCGAAATCCGGTTCGGCGGCGTCGCGATCCACGATAAGCGGACCGAGGCCATCGTTCGACTCGGCGTCGTTTACGTCCCGGAGGAAAAGATGCTCTTTCGACCGCTCTCCGTCGAGGAAAACCTGCTCCTTGGCGCCTACTGCCTCGAGGACCGGCAGCGCATCGCGGAAAACCTGGAATTCGTGTTCACACTCTTTCCGCGCTTGCGGGAGCGGCGCCGGCAGGCCGCATCCACCCTCTCCGGAGGCGAACAGCAGATGGTCGCGGTCGGCAGAGGACTCATGTCGAACCCCAGGATCCTCATGCTCGACGAGCCATCGCTGGGACTCTCGCCGTTGCTCGTGGACGAGCTCTTCGACGCGATCGTGAAGCTCAAGAAGGAAGGTCTCACCATTCTGCTCGTCGAACAGAACGTGAGGGAATCCCTCGAGATGAGTGATCGGGGCTACGTCCTGCAGACGGGAAAGGTGGTGCAGGAAGGCTCAGGCGCCGAACTGCTGCAAGACGACAGCGTCCGGAAGGCGTTCCTGGGGTTGTGA
- a CDS encoding ABC transporter ATP-binding protein, which translates to MTALVEVRNVTKSFGGLVANKNISFEAARGELLGIIGPNGAGKTTLFNSVAGTHRIDSGRIVFDGRDITALKAHEIARLGLTRTFQIYAASGDLTVKENIMVGCFMKTGSRSVASARADGLLRDFQLEPLARHMVGELPIAAQKRVVMATAMGTEPKLLLLDEVAAGLTPHEVDATVASIRFIHQDLGVTVILIEHVMEMVMNVCHRVLVLDYGEKIAEGLPRDVVKDPGVIKAYLGERYAREYTAESS; encoded by the coding sequence GTGACGGCACTTGTGGAAGTTCGCAACGTCACGAAAAGCTTCGGCGGGCTGGTCGCCAACAAGAATATCTCCTTTGAAGCGGCCCGGGGGGAGTTGCTCGGCATCATCGGCCCCAACGGGGCCGGGAAAACCACGCTGTTCAACTCCGTTGCAGGCACTCACCGCATCGATTCGGGCCGGATCGTCTTCGACGGCCGGGACATCACGGCGCTGAAGGCCCATGAGATCGCCCGGCTCGGCCTCACCAGGACCTTCCAGATCTACGCCGCGTCCGGGGACCTCACCGTGAAGGAAAACATCATGGTGGGCTGTTTCATGAAGACCGGTTCACGGTCCGTCGCCTCGGCCCGCGCGGATGGACTGCTGAGGGACTTCCAGCTTGAGCCTCTGGCACGCCACATGGTGGGAGAGCTTCCCATCGCCGCCCAAAAGCGCGTGGTCATGGCCACGGCCATGGGTACCGAGCCGAAGCTCCTGCTGCTCGACGAGGTTGCCGCCGGCCTCACGCCGCACGAAGTGGACGCCACCGTGGCGAGCATCCGTTTCATCCACCAGGACCTCGGGGTGACCGTGATTCTTATCGAGCACGTTATGGAAATGGTCATGAACGTCTGTCACCGGGTGCTCGTCCTGGATTACGGGGAGAAGATCGCCGAAGGGCTGCCCCGGGACGTCGTCAAGGATCCGGGCGTCATCAAGGCATACCTGGGCGAACGCTACGCTCGAGAATACACGGCGGAGTCAAGCTGA
- a CDS encoding branched-chain amino acid ABC transporter permease, with translation MEKLKNFFDFRDLPRLDLGIAAAVGLALLVFPFFPFSSFAMSTVIQFLMFSLYGMGWNTIGGYGGQVDLGLAQYLGIGAYATAVSMIRWNTPFWVSMPVGVLIAIAWCSVIGYSVFRLKGHYFAIATIATSLVLKDIFEVWRFVGAARGLEIPATRFSSPDFLHLFFTQDDTYYYIILAFFFIGILYVNWFRKSRLGFQLRSIKDNEEVARSLGINVQWAKIKTYAVAVTFVSAVGSFHACYVKNIEPEDTMSLDISILIALMAMLGGAGSLWGPLIGAGILIPLKSYLKEWLGARAGLVGIDLVIYGAIIMFISAVEPRGVWGIVERIRRRKRA, from the coding sequence GTGGAAAAACTAAAGAACTTCTTCGACTTCAGGGATCTCCCCCGCCTCGACCTGGGCATCGCCGCGGCGGTTGGACTCGCCTTGCTGGTTTTTCCGTTCTTCCCGTTTTCCTCTTTCGCCATGTCCACGGTGATCCAGTTTCTGATGTTCTCCCTGTACGGCATGGGCTGGAACACGATCGGGGGCTACGGGGGCCAGGTGGACCTGGGTCTGGCCCAGTACCTCGGGATTGGCGCCTATGCCACCGCCGTCTCCATGATCCGCTGGAACACGCCGTTCTGGGTGTCCATGCCCGTCGGGGTCCTCATCGCGATCGCCTGGTGTTCCGTCATCGGTTACTCGGTTTTCCGGCTGAAAGGCCACTATTTTGCCATTGCCACCATCGCGACGTCTCTGGTGCTCAAGGACATCTTCGAGGTGTGGCGCTTCGTGGGCGCGGCGCGCGGCCTCGAAATTCCCGCCACGCGATTCTCTTCGCCCGATTTCCTGCACCTTTTCTTCACACAGGACGACACCTATTATTACATCATTCTGGCCTTCTTCTTTATCGGCATCCTTTACGTCAACTGGTTCCGGAAATCGCGTCTCGGGTTTCAACTTCGTTCCATAAAGGACAACGAAGAGGTGGCCCGGTCGCTCGGGATCAACGTGCAGTGGGCCAAGATCAAGACGTACGCCGTTGCCGTCACGTTCGTCAGCGCGGTGGGCTCGTTTCACGCGTGTTACGTCAAGAATATCGAGCCGGAAGACACCATGAGCCTCGACATTTCGATCCTGATCGCGCTCATGGCCATGCTCGGCGGGGCCGGTTCCCTCTGGGGCCCCCTCATCGGTGCGGGCATCCTGATCCCGCTCAAAAGCTACCTGAAAGAATGGCTCGGTGCGCGCGCCGGGCTGGTCGGAATCGATCTGGTCATCTACGGGGCCATCATCATGTTCATCTCGGCGGTGGAACCCCGGGGAGTCTGGGGTATCGTGGAAAGAATAAGGCGGAGGAAGCGGGCGTGA
- a CDS encoding branched-chain amino acid ABC transporter permease gives MEILVGSLVAGLLIGMLFALIALGLTIIFGMMDIVNFAHGEFLMLGMYTALLTSQASGLDPLLMIPVAGAVGYALGVACYYGFVKFLLRGPMVAQLLGTFGLMLFLRNLALLLFGSEDRTIHSGVLVNRAFDLGMGVVVPATKLAGAVMAVISFAAVWLLMHRTRTGKAMVATALNRQGARYMGISTERMNGLAWGIGAATVTIAGALLVNFWSVTPYVGLLFTMIAFAIVALGGFGSVPGAFFAGLIVGLITEIPGFWDFFTYLTGSSWMAGISMTPFKYTWVYLAYFLIMLIRPRGLFGWKN, from the coding sequence ATGGAAATTCTCGTCGGTTCACTGGTTGCGGGTTTGCTCATCGGGATGCTGTTCGCTTTGATAGCGCTCGGCTTGACGATCATTTTCGGCATGATGGACATCGTCAATTTCGCCCACGGCGAATTCCTCATGCTCGGCATGTACACCGCCCTCCTTACTTCCCAGGCCTCCGGCCTCGATCCCCTGCTGATGATTCCCGTCGCCGGGGCGGTCGGTTACGCGCTGGGGGTGGCCTGCTATTACGGTTTCGTAAAATTCCTCTTGCGCGGCCCGATGGTGGCCCAATTGCTGGGCACATTCGGCCTGATGCTGTTCCTGCGCAACCTCGCCCTGCTCTTGTTCGGCTCCGAGGACCGTACGATCCACAGCGGCGTCCTGGTCAACCGGGCATTCGATCTCGGCATGGGAGTGGTCGTTCCGGCCACGAAACTGGCCGGAGCGGTCATGGCCGTGATTTCCTTCGCCGCGGTCTGGCTGTTGATGCACCGGACGCGGACCGGCAAGGCCATGGTGGCCACCGCCCTGAACCGCCAGGGAGCGCGCTACATGGGGATTTCCACCGAGCGCATGAACGGCCTGGCATGGGGCATCGGCGCGGCCACGGTGACCATCGCCGGGGCGCTGCTGGTCAACTTTTGGTCCGTGACCCCCTACGTGGGGCTGCTGTTCACCATGATCGCCTTCGCAATCGTTGCTCTGGGCGGGTTCGGCAGCGTGCCGGGCGCGTTTTTTGCCGGTTTGATCGTGGGCCTGATCACCGAGATCCCCGGTTTCTGGGATTTTTTCACCTATCTCACCGGCAGCTCGTGGATGGCCGGCATCTCCATGACTCCATTCAAGTACACGTGGGTATATCTTGCTTATTTTCTCATCATGCTGATTCGTCCCAGAGGATTGTTCGGGTGGAAAAACTAA